From one Gossypium hirsutum isolate 1008001.06 chromosome D08, Gossypium_hirsutum_v2.1, whole genome shotgun sequence genomic stretch:
- the LOC107921191 gene encoding RING-H2 finger protein ATL2 — MFGSGMNLITTVIGFGMSATFIVFVCTKMICRRIRGSQTRLLFQTESRIDLEQAEAEIRGVEPVVVAAIPTIKFNREAFKSMEDAQCSICLGEYEEKEVLRIMPKCAHNFHLSCIDVWLRKHSTCPVCRTPLLDSLEFDTGQSGT; from the exons ATGTTTGGTTCAGGCATGAATTTGATCACAACAGTGATCGGTTTTGGAATGAGTGCCACTTTTATTGTGTTTGTTTGTACGAAAATGATCTGTCGGAGAATTAGAGGGTCCCAAACCCGACTCTTGTTTCAGACCGAATCCAGGATTGATCTCGAACAG GCAGAGGCAGAAATTAGAGGGGTTGAACCAGTAGTGGTAGCTGCAATACCCACCATCAAGTTCAATCGTGAAGCCTTCAAGTCCATGGAAGATGCACA ATGCTCCATATGCTTAGGCGAGTACGAAGAGAAAGAAGTGCTAAGAATCATGCCCAAGTGTGCCCATAATTTTCACCTTTCTTGCATCGACGTTTGGCTCAGAAAGCACTCCACTTGCCCGGTTTGCCGTACGCCGTTACTCGACTCGTTGGAATTCGACACAGGCCAATCAGGCACGTAA